Proteins encoded within one genomic window of Flavobacterium oreochromis:
- a CDS encoding cytochrome-c peroxidase has product MNCFKFDKPLNISISQAIAYIKKNNQFNTFDRACFITQYAKPIYKHIFRLQHELKIKNNPYVGALNFEKETPFELEAFNPNHFAPSYNRNPKKNQIELGRQLFFDKLLSGDNQIACASCHIPNKAYADHKTKALQDQKSRNTPTLLNAGLQNTQFLDGRINYLEDQAKAVINNQDEMHGSFQLALIKLNKNTTYKNLFQKVFPDSKNITAEHLLNSIASFIRSLSPLDSKFDNYLRGKAFLNTEEKKGFNLFMGKAKCATCHFFPLFNGSVPPLYQKTESEVIGVPIAFNSKIIDPDLGEYHITKAPLKKYAFKTPTVRNTSITYPYMHNGVFNRLEEVINFYNKGGGKGIGITIKNQTLAEDSLHLSQVEIKNLISFIRTLDNKSLSQK; this is encoded by the coding sequence ATGAATTGTTTTAAATTTGACAAACCTTTAAATATTAGTATTAGTCAAGCAATCGCTTACATTAAAAAAAACAATCAATTTAACACTTTTGATCGTGCTTGTTTTATTACTCAATATGCAAAACCTATTTATAAACATATCTTCCGTTTACAGCATGAATTAAAAATCAAGAATAATCCCTATGTAGGGGCATTAAATTTTGAAAAAGAAACACCTTTCGAACTAGAAGCCTTTAACCCAAATCATTTCGCTCCTTCATACAATAGAAATCCAAAGAAAAATCAGATCGAATTGGGACGACAACTTTTTTTTGATAAATTATTAAGTGGAGATAACCAAATTGCTTGCGCTAGTTGCCATATCCCTAATAAAGCTTATGCTGATCACAAAACAAAAGCATTACAAGATCAAAAATCACGAAATACCCCCACTTTATTAAATGCAGGGTTACAAAATACGCAATTTTTAGATGGACGGATTAATTATTTAGAAGATCAGGCTAAAGCAGTTATTAACAACCAAGATGAAATGCATGGTAGTTTTCAGTTAGCATTGATAAAACTTAATAAAAACACAACCTATAAGAATCTTTTTCAAAAAGTATTTCCTGATTCAAAAAATATAACAGCAGAACATTTACTAAATTCAATAGCTAGTTTTATTAGAAGTCTTTCCCCATTAGATTCAAAATTTGACAATTATTTAAGAGGAAAAGCATTCTTAAATACCGAAGAGAAAAAGGGGTTCAATCTTTTTATGGGAAAAGCTAAATGTGCTACTTGCCATTTTTTCCCTTTGTTTAATGGTAGTGTTCCTCCTCTTTATCAAAAAACAGAAAGTGAAGTAATAGGTGTCCCTATAGCATTCAATTCAAAAATAATAGATCCTGATTTAGGTGAATATCATATAACCAAAGCTCCTCTAAAAAAATATGCCTTTAAAACTCCAACAGTTCGTAATACTTCTATCACTTATCCATATATGCACAACGGTGTTTTTAACAGATTAGAAGAAGTTATTAATTTCTATAATAAAGGTGGAGGAAAAGGTATTGGCATCACTATTAAAAATCAAACTTTAGCTGAAGACTCATTGCATTTATCTCAAGTAGAAATTAAAAATTTAATAAGCTTCATTCGCACATTAGACAACAAGAGTCTGTCCCAAAAGTAA
- the rocD gene encoding ornithine--oxo-acid transaminase, translating to MSVLEKLSSAEAIALEDKHGAHNYHPLPVVLSRGEGVYVWDVEGKKYYDFLSAYSAVNQGHCHPRIVGAMVKQAQTLTLTSRAFYNDRLGIYEQYVTKYFGFDKVLPMNTGAEAVETALKLCRKWAYEKKGINENEAQIVVCENNFHGRTTTIISFSNDENARKNFGPYTSGFIKIAYDDLEALENAITSSPNIAGFLVEPIQGEAGVYVPSEGYLAKAKALCEKHNVLFIADEVQTGIARTGKLLAVHHENVQPDILILGKALSGGAYPVSAVLANDPIMNVIKPGQHGSTFGGNPVAAAVAIEALEVVKDEKLAENAERLGQIFREELAKFIETSNVATLVRGKGLLNAVVINDTEESDTAWNICVKLAESGLLAKPTHGNIIRFAPPLVMNEEQLKDCVSIIISTLKEFEK from the coding sequence ATGTCAGTTTTAGAAAAATTAAGTTCAGCTGAAGCAATTGCATTAGAAGATAAACATGGAGCACACAATTATCATCCACTACCAGTGGTATTAAGTAGAGGAGAAGGTGTTTATGTTTGGGATGTAGAAGGAAAAAAGTATTATGATTTTTTATCGGCTTATTCTGCCGTAAACCAAGGGCATTGCCATCCGCGTATTGTTGGTGCTATGGTAAAACAAGCTCAAACTTTAACTTTAACCTCTAGAGCATTTTATAATGATCGATTAGGTATTTATGAACAATACGTAACTAAGTATTTTGGTTTTGATAAAGTATTACCAATGAACACGGGGGCTGAAGCAGTTGAAACAGCTTTAAAATTATGTCGTAAATGGGCATATGAAAAAAAAGGAATCAATGAAAATGAAGCTCAAATAGTTGTTTGTGAAAATAACTTTCACGGAAGAACAACTACTATTATATCTTTTTCAAATGATGAAAATGCTCGTAAAAATTTTGGACCTTATACCTCTGGATTTATTAAAATAGCATATGATGATTTAGAAGCATTAGAAAACGCAATCACATCATCACCTAATATTGCAGGGTTTTTAGTAGAACCTATTCAAGGAGAAGCAGGAGTATATGTGCCAAGTGAAGGGTATTTAGCTAAAGCTAAAGCATTATGTGAAAAACATAATGTCTTATTTATAGCAGATGAGGTTCAAACAGGAATCGCTCGTACTGGGAAACTATTAGCAGTTCATCATGAAAATGTGCAGCCAGATATCTTGATTTTAGGTAAAGCTTTATCAGGAGGAGCTTACCCTGTGTCTGCTGTATTAGCCAATGATCCTATTATGAATGTTATCAAACCAGGTCAGCATGGTTCTACTTTTGGAGGAAATCCAGTAGCAGCAGCAGTAGCAATTGAAGCTTTAGAAGTAGTAAAAGACGAAAAATTAGCAGAAAATGCAGAGCGTTTGGGTCAAATTTTTCGTGAAGAATTAGCCAAATTTATTGAAACATCTAATGTAGCTACTTTAGTTCGTGGCAAAGGTTTGCTAAACGCTGTCGTAATCAATGATACAGAAGAAAGCGATACGGCTTGGAATATTTGTGTTAAATTAGCAGAAAGTGGATTGTTAGCTAAACCAACACATGGCAATATTATTCGTTTTGCCCCGCCATTAGTAATGAATGAAGAACAATTAAAAGATTGTGTTTCTATAATTATTTCAACTTTAAAAGAGTTTGAAAAATAA
- a CDS encoding CvfB family protein — MIEIGKFNTLKITRNTNVGLYLTDGEKDVLLPNKYVPKEYEIEEDIEVFVYLDHEERPVATTLEPYIFLNEFSLLRVSYVNKFGAFMDWGLEKDLFVPFKEQARPMEEGKRYLVYMYLDQQTNRLVGSSRLNQFLSNQNLSVENGEEVDLIVSHISEKGINVIINEKHKGLIYRNELFEDLRTGDRIIGYVKNIRPDGKIDVSRQPLGFERIDTSAQKIIDELKRGRGILKLHDNSSPDDIKTVLQMSKKTFKKAIGTLYKQKMIEIKPDGIYLVKE, encoded by the coding sequence ATGATTGAAATAGGAAAATTTAATACTCTAAAGATAACACGAAATACGAATGTTGGTTTATATCTAACAGATGGCGAAAAAGATGTTTTATTGCCTAATAAATATGTACCTAAAGAATATGAAATAGAAGAAGATATTGAAGTATTTGTGTACTTAGACCATGAAGAACGACCTGTAGCTACTACTTTAGAACCTTATATTTTTTTAAATGAATTTTCATTATTGAGAGTTAGTTATGTCAATAAATTTGGCGCTTTTATGGATTGGGGACTAGAAAAGGATTTATTTGTACCTTTTAAAGAGCAAGCTAGGCCGATGGAAGAAGGAAAAAGATATCTTGTTTATATGTATTTAGATCAACAAACGAATCGTTTAGTAGGGTCAAGTAGGTTAAATCAATTTTTAAGTAATCAAAATTTAAGTGTTGAAAATGGAGAAGAAGTTGATTTGATTGTTTCACATATTTCAGAAAAAGGTATTAATGTTATTATTAATGAAAAACATAAAGGCTTAATTTATAGAAATGAACTTTTTGAAGATTTAAGAACAGGAGATCGTATCATTGGATATGTCAAAAATATTCGTCCAGACGGAAAAATAGATGTGTCAAGACAACCGTTAGGATTTGAACGAATAGATACTTCAGCTCAAAAGATAATAGATGAATTAAAAAGAGGAAGAGGAATTTTAAAATTACATGATAATAGTAGTCCTGATGATATAAAAACAGTTCTACAAATGAGTAAAAAAACATTTAAAAAGGCTATAGGGACTCTTTATAAACAGAAAATGATTGAAATAAAACCTGATGGGATCTATTTAGTTAAAGAGTAA
- a CDS encoding DUF1003 domain-containing protein, whose protein sequence is MNKGFDPYPFILLNLILSCIAALQAPIIMMSQNRQEEKDRERAKKDFYVNLKAEQEIRLLQDKLDHILAHQHEELLHIQKNK, encoded by the coding sequence ATGAATAAAGGATTTGATCCTTATCCGTTCATATTATTAAACCTTATATTATCCTGTATTGCTGCTTTACAAGCTCCTATTATTATGATGAGTCAAAACAGACAAGAAGAAAAAGATAGAGAACGAGCTAAAAAGGATTTTTATGTCAACTTAAAAGCAGAACAAGAAATTCGGTTATTGCAGGATAAATTAGATCATATTCTAGCACATCAACATGAAGAATTATTGCATATTCAAAAGAACAAATAA
- a CDS encoding DUF2853 family protein: protein MSKRDELIEKYTADLKEKCGVTPDVELLTKVVIGCGPSIYNQDSSTVSGSQQSELDTVKNNFLIKKLGLEDSPELDAAIDSVMEQYGRSNRNKYRAVVYYLLTLHFKKKVFIINQKL, encoded by the coding sequence ATGAGTAAAAGAGATGAACTGATTGAGAAATATACAGCTGATTTAAAAGAAAAATGCGGTGTAACCCCTGATGTAGAATTATTGACAAAAGTAGTTATAGGTTGCGGACCTTCTATTTATAATCAAGATTCATCTACAGTGTCAGGTTCACAACAATCAGAATTAGATACTGTAAAGAATAACTTTTTAATTAAAAAATTAGGTCTAGAAGATAGTCCAGAATTAGATGCCGCGATTGATAGTGTAATGGAGCAATACGGACGTTCTAATCGTAATAAATACCGTGCAGTTGTATATTATTTATTAACACTTCATTTTAAAAAGAAAGTGTTTATAATTAATCAGAAATTATAA
- a CDS encoding Smr/MutS family protein: MNNYDILNIQIETAQRQLDFAIKNRIQKVVLIHGVGEGVLKAELDFLLSRYSYISFQEASFQKYGFGATEVYINQKNFL; this comes from the coding sequence ATGAACAATTATGATATTTTGAATATTCAGATTGAAACAGCTCAGAGACAACTGGATTTTGCAATCAAAAATAGAATACAAAAAGTAGTGTTAATTCACGGAGTTGGAGAAGGTGTCTTGAAAGCTGAATTAGACTTTTTATTAAGCAGGTATAGTTATATCAGCTTTCAAGAGGCTAGTTTTCAGAAATATGGTTTTGGTGCAACAGAGGTATACATTAACCAAAAAAACTTTTTATAA
- a CDS encoding DUF6452 family protein, with protein MKKILFGLFVIIFSMGLYNCEPDDICPQGTPTTPRMIIQFFDNNNPTNPKTVTDLKITAEGMGNSLEFTGGNKIELPLKVNANEVSYTFKINSKNTTLEKEDQIKLNYTRNDVYISRACGYKTEFTLDTSNGAVLTTPKNWIQEVTIQKTSIANENETHIKIFF; from the coding sequence ATGAAAAAAATACTTTTCGGTTTATTTGTAATCATTTTTTCCATGGGATTGTATAATTGTGAGCCAGACGATATTTGTCCACAAGGAACACCTACAACGCCAAGAATGATTATTCAGTTTTTTGATAATAACAACCCTACAAACCCTAAAACCGTAACTGATTTAAAAATTACTGCTGAAGGAATGGGGAATTCTTTAGAGTTTACAGGTGGCAATAAAATTGAATTACCTCTAAAAGTAAATGCTAACGAAGTAAGTTATACCTTTAAAATTAATTCAAAAAACACTACTTTAGAAAAAGAGGATCAAATAAAACTAAATTACACTCGTAATGATGTTTATATTTCAAGAGCTTGTGGATATAAAACTGAATTCACATTAGATACCTCTAATGGTGCTGTATTAACTACACCTAAAAATTGGATACAAGAAGTAACCATACAAAAAACATCTATCGCAAACGAAAATGAAACACATATCAAAATTTTCTTTTAG
- a CDS encoding DUF6048 family protein, whose amino-acid sequence MKHISKFSFSLLLIVFSLASSQAQEKTNDTIKKTERYGFRIGADLSKLTRSIFDKNYRGLELVGDYRVSKKMYLAAEIGNEKKITEDNRLNFTTNGSYFKVGFDHNFYQNWLDMENIVHLGLRYGFSTFNQELNSYKIYNTAGYFPQADAVIINKNYNGLTAHWAEVVAGIKAKIFNNFYAGFSLRINYLLSEKKPENFNNLYIPGFNKTYDGKFGAGWNYSITYFIPLYKKKK is encoded by the coding sequence ATGAAACACATATCAAAATTTTCTTTTAGTCTATTATTAATTGTGTTTTCACTAGCAAGTAGTCAAGCACAAGAAAAAACAAACGATACGATAAAAAAAACAGAGCGCTATGGTTTTAGAATAGGTGCTGATTTATCTAAACTAACCCGTTCAATTTTTGATAAAAATTACAGAGGATTAGAATTAGTAGGAGATTATAGAGTTAGCAAAAAAATGTATTTAGCTGCTGAAATAGGTAATGAAAAAAAAATAACAGAAGACAATCGCCTTAATTTCACAACAAATGGAAGTTATTTTAAGGTTGGATTTGACCATAATTTTTACCAAAACTGGCTGGATATGGAAAATATAGTTCATCTAGGACTCCGCTATGGTTTCTCTACTTTTAATCAAGAATTAAACAGTTATAAAATATACAATACTGCTGGATATTTTCCTCAGGCAGATGCTGTAATTATTAATAAAAACTATAATGGTCTAACAGCTCATTGGGCTGAAGTAGTAGCTGGAATTAAAGCTAAAATTTTTAATAATTTTTATGCAGGTTTTAGCTTGCGAATTAATTACCTATTATCTGAAAAAAAACCAGAAAATTTTAATAACTTATACATCCCTGGATTCAACAAAACATATGATGGAAAATTTGGGGCAGGTTGGAATTATAGCATTACTTATTTTATTCCTTTATATAAAAAGAAAAAATAA
- a CDS encoding M43 family zinc metalloprotease encodes MKEIVISLFFFLFCLELSGQTTIREHEVRCYSTEYEKHLREKHSNRATTVEFESWINKKIDLQKNQLNKEERVAIITIPVVVHVIHNGDAYGENENIRDEQVFSQIQVLNDDFRRRINTAGYNTNPVGADVEIQFCLAKTNPDGNLTNGIDRVDFGRVFFNKHAIENELKPRTIWNPEEYLNIWTCVFGDDLINVQGYAQFPSSSGLSGLGVNEGIASTDGVVIGYNKFGSSVIFPEGVYNAPYDRGRTTTHEIGHWLGLYHIWGDNSDCTLNNDFCADTPVSLNPNRGCPKNVDSCPLDRGKDMVENYMDYTDDICMNIFTNDQKKRIRTVLKNAERRRNLERSTKCQEPNLIDEDFGMLSKISIYPNPVNAELTIAMPNEDELPEAYVLLNSIGQEVAAKKDLKIEDLKLVVSHLTNGIYFLKVQKAGKKVTLKFVKK; translated from the coding sequence ATGAAAGAAATTGTTATTTCTTTGTTCTTTTTTTTGTTTTGTCTAGAATTGTCCGGGCAAACGACTATAAGAGAACATGAGGTTAGGTGTTATTCGACAGAGTATGAAAAACATTTGAGAGAAAAACATTCAAATAGAGCTACAACTGTAGAGTTTGAAAGTTGGATTAATAAAAAAATAGATTTACAAAAAAATCAACTTAATAAAGAAGAAAGAGTAGCTATTATAACAATTCCCGTTGTTGTGCATGTAATTCATAATGGTGATGCGTACGGCGAAAATGAAAATATAAGAGATGAACAAGTTTTTTCTCAAATTCAAGTTTTAAATGATGATTTTAGACGTAGAATTAACACAGCAGGATATAATACAAATCCAGTTGGAGCAGATGTAGAAATCCAATTTTGTTTAGCTAAGACTAATCCTGATGGAAATTTGACCAATGGTATTGATCGTGTAGATTTTGGAAGAGTGTTTTTTAATAAACATGCTATAGAAAATGAATTAAAACCCCGTACTATTTGGAATCCAGAAGAATATTTAAATATTTGGACTTGTGTTTTTGGAGATGATCTTATAAATGTTCAAGGTTATGCACAATTTCCTAGCTCATCAGGACTTTCTGGTTTAGGAGTTAACGAAGGGATTGCTTCAACTGATGGAGTTGTAATAGGATACAATAAATTTGGTTCTTCAGTTATATTTCCAGAAGGAGTATATAATGCTCCATATGATAGAGGAAGAACTACTACTCATGAAATAGGGCATTGGTTAGGTTTGTATCATATTTGGGGTGATAATTCAGATTGTACTTTAAATAATGATTTTTGTGCAGATACGCCTGTTTCGCTAAATCCTAACAGAGGTTGCCCTAAGAATGTAGATTCTTGTCCCTTAGATCGAGGAAAAGATATGGTTGAGAATTATATGGATTATACAGATGATATTTGTATGAATATCTTTACAAATGATCAAAAGAAACGAATTAGAACGGTATTAAAAAATGCAGAGAGAAGACGGAATTTAGAGCGTTCTACTAAATGTCAAGAACCTAATTTGATAGATGAGGATTTTGGAATGTTAAGTAAAATTTCAATTTATCCAAATCCTGTTAATGCTGAATTAACTATTGCTATGCCTAATGAGGATGAGTTACCAGAAGCATATGTATTATTAAATTCAATTGGTCAAGAAGTAGCTGCTAAGAAGGATCTTAAAATAGAAGATTTAAAATTAGTTGTTAGTCATTTGACAAATGGAATATATTTCTTAAAAGTTCAAAAAGCAGGTAAGAAGGTAACTTTAAAATTTGTTAAAAAATAA
- the rlmD gene encoding 23S rRNA (uracil(1939)-C(5))-methyltransferase RlmD: MGRKKDKQVVFENVKVLDAGAKGVCVAKAPEGQVIFISNVVPGDVVDVQTFKKRKSYYEGRATQFHSYSEHRVDPVCEHFGVCGGCKWQNMKYSQQLLYKHQEVENNLKRIGKIDLPEFEPILGSEKQFFYRNKMEFGFSSSRWMTQEEINSGKEFDNKNAVGFHIPKMWDKILDIEKCHLQQDPSNEIRNEIRRFANQNNLAFFNPREHSGLLRTLMIRTASTGEIMVLIQFFDNKKEEIDLIMNFLAERFPAITSLQYVINQKANDTLYDQDIILFKGRDHILEEMEGLQFSINAKSFYQTNSEQAYELYAITRDFAGLTGNELVYDLYTGTGTIAQFVSKKAKKVIGVEAVPEAIADAKINAERNNITNCEFFTGDMKNVFNDEFIARHGHPDVIITDPPRDGMHADVVEQILKIAPKKVVYVSCNSATQARDLALMDRMYKVTRVRPVDMFPQTHHVENVVLLEKK, encoded by the coding sequence ATGGGAAGAAAAAAAGATAAACAAGTCGTATTCGAAAACGTAAAAGTCCTTGATGCAGGTGCAAAAGGCGTATGTGTGGCAAAAGCCCCAGAAGGTCAGGTCATTTTTATTTCAAATGTAGTACCAGGCGATGTGGTAGATGTACAAACTTTTAAAAAACGTAAATCATACTATGAAGGAAGAGCTACCCAGTTCCATTCCTATTCAGAACATCGAGTAGATCCAGTATGTGAACATTTTGGTGTTTGTGGTGGCTGTAAATGGCAAAACATGAAATATAGCCAACAATTATTATACAAACATCAAGAAGTAGAAAACAACCTAAAACGTATTGGTAAAATTGACTTACCTGAATTTGAGCCAATTTTAGGCTCTGAAAAACAGTTTTTTTACCGTAATAAAATGGAATTTGGTTTTTCTTCCTCTCGCTGGATGACACAAGAAGAAATAAACAGCGGAAAGGAATTTGATAATAAAAATGCTGTTGGTTTTCATATTCCAAAAATGTGGGACAAAATTTTAGATATAGAAAAATGCCATTTACAACAAGATCCCTCTAATGAAATCAGAAATGAGATTAGACGTTTTGCTAATCAAAATAATTTAGCCTTCTTTAATCCTAGAGAACATTCAGGACTGTTAAGAACCTTAATGATTCGAACGGCTTCTACAGGCGAAATCATGGTACTGATACAGTTTTTTGACAATAAGAAAGAAGAAATTGATTTGATCATGAATTTCCTAGCAGAACGTTTTCCTGCTATCACTTCGTTACAATATGTAATCAACCAAAAAGCAAACGATACTTTGTATGATCAGGATATCATTTTATTTAAAGGTCGTGATCATATCTTAGAAGAAATGGAGGGTTTACAATTTAGCATTAATGCTAAATCATTTTACCAAACGAATTCTGAGCAAGCCTATGAGTTATACGCAATCACTAGGGATTTTGCTGGACTCACTGGAAATGAATTAGTTTATGACTTATATACAGGCACAGGTACTATTGCGCAGTTTGTTTCTAAAAAAGCAAAAAAAGTGATAGGTGTAGAAGCAGTTCCTGAAGCCATAGCAGATGCAAAAATAAATGCAGAACGCAATAACATAACTAATTGCGAGTTTTTTACAGGTGATATGAAAAATGTTTTTAATGACGAATTCATAGCCAGACATGGTCATCCAGATGTTATTATCACAGATCCACCACGTGATGGTATGCACGCAGATGTAGTAGAACAAATTTTAAAAATTGCCCCTAAAAAAGTAGTATATGTTAGTTGCAACTCTGCTACTCAAGCGCGCGATTTAGCTTTAATGGATCGTATGTATAAGGTAACACGTGTACGCCCTGTAGATATGTTCCCTCAAACACATCATGTTGAAAATGTAGTTTTATTAGAAAAAAAGTAA
- the menD gene encoding 2-succinyl-5-enolpyruvyl-6-hydroxy-3-cyclohexene-1-carboxylic-acid synthase translates to MKSTAIYPRIPLAQSIIEICKKKGLNHIVISPGSRNAPLTIGFSSQTEFNCYSIVDERCAGFFALGLAQQLRKPVVLVCTSGSALLNYYPAISEAFYSQIPLVVISADRPVDKIDIGDGQTIRQANVFANHILYNANLEEISSAENDRLIQEALFFSSTQQGPVHINAPFEEPLYDTVSELTIKTTWFDFESKIEDLEPLDLFVEQWNKARKKIILIGETQPNTIEPQYLEIIANDPSVIVMTEVTSNVHHENFITNIDTIITPFSEEEFERYQPEILLTIGGMIVSKRIKAFFRKYKPDAHWHVDRLRAYDTYGCLNKHFKETPNVFFKRFLERTSYHISTFQQELLAVRLQRAISHDLYLKQIHFSDLKVFQIITELFPKNIQLQISNSSAIRYAQLFSLNPSIHVYCNRGTSGIEGSTTTAIGAAVLNKKTTYLITGDISFFYDSNALWNHYIPGDFKIIIVNNGGGGIFRILPGHQENETFNTFFETSHNLTAEHLASMYGFCYIKATDEKQLREHWKEFSTLNKPAILEVFTPEKINNEILLQYFKSLK, encoded by the coding sequence TTGAAATCTACCGCTATTTACCCCAGAATTCCTTTAGCACAAAGCATAATAGAAATATGTAAAAAAAAAGGATTAAATCACATAGTTATTTCTCCTGGTTCGAGAAACGCACCTTTGACTATAGGGTTTTCTAGTCAAACCGAATTTAATTGTTATAGTATAGTAGATGAACGTTGTGCAGGTTTTTTTGCATTAGGTTTAGCTCAACAGTTACGAAAGCCAGTAGTATTAGTTTGTACTTCAGGATCCGCTTTGTTAAACTATTACCCTGCTATTTCAGAAGCTTTTTATAGTCAAATACCCTTAGTGGTTATTTCAGCAGATCGTCCAGTTGATAAAATAGATATAGGAGATGGTCAAACGATTAGACAAGCTAATGTTTTTGCTAACCATATTTTATATAACGCAAATTTAGAAGAGATCTCTTCAGCTGAAAATGATAGACTAATACAAGAAGCATTGTTTTTTAGTAGTACTCAACAAGGGCCAGTTCATATTAACGCTCCTTTTGAAGAACCTTTATATGATACAGTTTCAGAATTAACAATTAAAACAACATGGTTTGATTTTGAATCAAAAATTGAAGATTTAGAACCTCTTGATCTTTTTGTAGAACAATGGAATAAAGCCCGTAAAAAAATAATTCTAATAGGAGAAACTCAACCCAATACAATTGAACCTCAGTACTTAGAAATTATAGCAAACGATCCATCCGTAATCGTTATGACCGAAGTGACATCTAATGTACATCATGAAAATTTTATTACTAATATTGATACAATTATAACTCCTTTTTCAGAAGAAGAATTTGAACGTTATCAACCTGAAATATTACTAACCATAGGAGGAATGATCGTGTCAAAAAGGATTAAAGCCTTTTTTAGGAAGTATAAACCCGATGCTCATTGGCATGTAGATCGCTTAAGAGCTTATGATACATATGGTTGTCTTAATAAGCATTTTAAAGAAACTCCCAATGTGTTTTTTAAACGTTTTTTAGAACGCACTTCTTATCATATAAGTACTTTTCAACAAGAATTACTAGCTGTTCGTTTACAAAGAGCAATATCCCATGATCTTTATTTAAAACAAATTCATTTTTCAGATCTAAAAGTTTTTCAAATTATTACAGAATTATTTCCGAAAAATATTCAATTACAAATAAGTAATAGTTCAGCAATACGATATGCGCAGTTATTTTCATTAAATCCAAGTATTCACGTTTATTGTAATAGAGGAACTAGTGGAATAGAAGGAAGTACTACAACAGCCATTGGAGCTGCCGTTTTAAATAAAAAAACAACTTATCTTATAACAGGAGATATTAGTTTCTTCTATGATAGTAATGCTTTGTGGAACCATTATATACCAGGTGATTTTAAAATTATTATAGTGAATAATGGAGGAGGAGGGATTTTTAGGATCTTACCAGGCCATCAAGAAAATGAAACATTTAATACTTTTTTTGAAACTTCACATAATTTAACAGCAGAGCATTTAGCTTCCATGTACGGTTTTTGTTATATTAAAGCAACGGATGAAAAACAGTTACGAGAGCATTGGAAAGAGTTTTCAACCCTGAATAAACCTGCTATATTGGAAGTTTTTACACCAGAAAAAATAAATAATGAAATTCTTTTACAATATTTTAAGAGTTTAAAATAA
- a CDS encoding DUF1697 domain-containing protein, which yields MKKYLVLLRGINVSGHNMIKMDELKTLLEGMGFVNVLTYIQSGNVFIESEEENELSIGFKIKQEIFKQWGYEVPAMVLKKEDLEKALINNPYLKVHNADTTKIYFSFLNKKLGAQAIHDLKMSQVKPDEATIDENRIYLKYDKGAGKTRLDNKYIEKKLNVLSTIRNYNTVSKLLEMF from the coding sequence ATGAAAAAATATCTAGTATTGCTTCGCGGAATCAACGTTTCAGGACATAATATGATAAAAATGGATGAGCTCAAAACTTTATTAGAGGGGATGGGATTCGTAAATGTATTAACCTATATTCAATCAGGTAATGTTTTTATTGAGTCTGAAGAAGAAAATGAACTTTCTATTGGTTTTAAAATCAAGCAAGAAATTTTTAAACAATGGGGCTACGAAGTGCCTGCTATGGTGTTAAAAAAAGAAGATTTAGAAAAAGCTTTAATTAATAATCCTTATTTAAAAGTGCATAACGCAGATACAACTAAAATTTATTTTAGTTTTTTAAATAAAAAATTAGGAGCACAAGCAATTCATGATTTAAAAATGAGTCAGGTAAAACCAGATGAAGCAACTATTGATGAAAATCGTATTTATTTGAAATATGATAAAGGAGCAGGAAAAACTAGATTAGATAATAAATACATTGAGAAAAAATTAAATGTACTCTCTACTATACGAAATTATAATACCGTAAGTAAGTTGTTAGAAATGTTTTAA